One Bacteroidia bacterium DNA segment encodes these proteins:
- a CDS encoding DUF4258 domain-containing protein, which yields MTFARRVRLYFVGILLGTLSVVMIFRNRGCRMMTPGTVKLDQLAIQTRLYSDSATCLMKCEHIDTAAVQEIFYNGKINFKASKEFAKPHPSYAIDGITKKGDSLRVYCIDNFDSITRVLYVQNLKMKNENCGCK from the coding sequence GGATTCTTCTCGGTACTTTGTCTGTGGTAATGATTTTCAGAAACCGTGGTTGTCGCATGATGACGCCCGGAACGGTGAAATTAGATCAATTAGCAATACAAACAAGATTGTACTCCGACAGCGCCACGTGTTTAATGAAATGCGAACACATTGATACGGCTGCCGTACAAGAAATTTTTTACAACGGAAAAATAAATTTTAAAGCGAGTAAGGAATTTGCCAAGCCGCATCCGAGTTATGCCATTGACGGAATCACCAAGAAAGGCGATTCGCTGCGCGTGTATTGCATTGACAATTTCGATTCGATTACGCGCGTTTTATATGTGCAAAATCTGAAAATGAAAAACGAAAATTGCGGTTGTAAGTAA
- a CDS encoding DUF4286 family protein, which translates to MIIYNVTINIENEVHDEWLKWMREVHIPDVMKTGCFVENKLCRVLVEEETGTTYSFQYTSKTMDDYLNYKKQHAARLQKDVSEKFANKFVAFRTLLEVL; encoded by the coding sequence ATGATAATATACAACGTTACCATCAACATTGAAAACGAAGTGCACGACGAATGGTTGAAATGGATGCGCGAAGTGCACATTCCAGATGTGATGAAGACAGGCTGTTTTGTAGAAAATAAACTCTGCAGAGTGTTGGTAGAGGAAGAAACAGGAACGACGTATTCTTTCCAATATACGAGTAAAACAATGGACGATTATTTGAACTATAAAAAGCAGCATGCAGCGCGTTTGCAAAAAGACGTAAGCGAAAAATTCGCTAATAAATTTGTCGCTTTTCGTACATTATTAGAAGTGCTTTAG
- a CDS encoding proline dehydrogenase family protein, translated as MISFDNTEIAFSGKTATDLNRSYWLFKMVSNMRLVKIGKSLTTFAINFHLPIKSIIKATIFKQFCGGETIAECDHTIEVLQKYKVGTILDYSVEGKKSEKDLEATTLETIATIEKAKNNSGIPFCVFKVTGIARFDLLEKYETENGLTESEKKDFEIIKNRVKRICKAAFEASVSIFIDAEESWIQKAIDDLADEMMALYNHEKAIIYNTFQLYRTDRLNFLKRSLENARSKNYFLGAKLVRGAYMEKERLRAAQKNSISPIHENKINADKDYDAALSFCVENIASISFCAGTHNEKSSMYLAQLMQEKGITLSDKRIYFSQLFGMSDHISFNLANGGYNVAKYVPYGPVKEVLPYLIRRAQENTSVKGQTGRELGLIIKEKARRKKEGSK; from the coding sequence ATGATTTCTTTTGACAATACTGAAATTGCCTTTTCCGGAAAAACGGCTACCGATTTAAACCGTTCGTATTGGCTTTTCAAAATGGTGAGCAATATGCGTTTGGTGAAGATTGGAAAATCGCTGACCACTTTCGCAATTAACTTTCATTTGCCGATTAAAAGCATTATTAAAGCCACTATTTTCAAGCAATTTTGTGGCGGCGAAACCATCGCGGAATGCGATCACACGATTGAAGTTTTACAAAAATACAAGGTCGGAACTATTTTAGATTATTCGGTAGAAGGCAAGAAAAGTGAAAAAGATTTAGAAGCCACAACGCTGGAAACTATTGCTACAATTGAAAAGGCAAAAAATAATTCCGGAATTCCTTTTTGTGTTTTCAAAGTTACGGGCATTGCACGTTTTGATTTACTGGAAAAATATGAGACGGAAAACGGTTTAACAGAATCTGAAAAAAAAGATTTTGAGATTATTAAAAATCGCGTGAAACGTATTTGCAAAGCAGCTTTCGAAGCATCCGTTTCTATTTTTATAGATGCAGAAGAAAGTTGGATTCAAAAAGCAATTGACGATTTAGCTGACGAAATGATGGCTTTGTACAATCATGAAAAAGCAATTATTTACAATACCTTTCAGCTTTATAGAACAGATCGTTTGAATTTTTTAAAACGGTCTTTGGAAAATGCGCGCTCGAAAAATTATTTTTTGGGAGCTAAATTAGTGCGTGGTGCTTACATGGAAAAAGAGCGTTTGCGTGCGGCTCAGAAAAATAGTATTTCGCCGATTCATGAAAACAAAATAAATGCAGACAAAGATTACGATGCGGCACTTTCATTTTGTGTGGAAAATATCGCATCAATTTCTTTTTGTGCCGGAACGCACAACGAAAAAAGTTCCATGTATTTAGCGCAATTGATGCAAGAAAAAGGAATTACTCTTTCGGATAAACGAATTTATTTTTCGCAACTTTTTGGGATGAGCGATCACATCAGTTTTAATCTCGCCAACGGTGGATACAATGTGGCGAAATATGTGCCTTACGGACCAGTGAAAGAAGTGTTGCCGTATTTGATTCGGCGGGCACAAGAAAATACTTCGGTAAAAGGACAAACCGGCAGAGAGCTTGGTTTGATTATTAAAGAAAAAGCGCGGCGAAAAAAAGAAGGCTCAAAATAA
- the rsmA gene encoding 16S rRNA (adenine(1518)-N(6)/adenine(1519)-N(6))-dimethyltransferase RsmA encodes MTFVKAKKHLGQHFLKDENIAHKIVNSLSGEGYTNVLEIGPGMGVLTQFLFQEKKFETSIIDIDRESIDFLKKKFPSFEKKILEGDFLQLDLKMLFSDSFAVIGNFPYNISSQILFKVLENRNQVVETVGMFQKEVAERIAAKTRTKAYGILSVLVQAFFDVDYLFTVNENVFNPPPKVKSAVIRLRRKANFQLGCDEKLFFDVVKTGFNQRRKMLRNGLSKFTFSEENKTHKYFTQRAEELSVAEFSEITNWISASKK; translated from the coding sequence GTGACTTTCGTTAAAGCAAAAAAACACCTCGGACAACATTTTCTGAAAGACGAAAATATTGCACACAAAATCGTGAATAGCTTGTCGGGAGAGGGTTACACGAATGTGTTAGAAATTGGTCCGGGCATGGGTGTGCTCACTCAATTTTTATTTCAAGAAAAAAAATTCGAAACATCCATCATCGATATTGATCGCGAATCCATTGATTTTTTAAAAAAGAAATTCCCGTCATTCGAAAAAAAAATTCTGGAAGGCGATTTTTTACAACTGGATTTGAAAATGCTTTTCAGCGATTCTTTCGCTGTTATCGGCAATTTTCCATACAATATTTCTTCTCAAATTTTATTCAAAGTATTAGAAAATAGAAACCAAGTAGTGGAAACGGTTGGGATGTTTCAGAAAGAAGTGGCAGAACGAATTGCCGCGAAAACACGTACCAAAGCGTACGGAATTCTCAGCGTTTTGGTACAAGCATTTTTTGATGTAGATTATTTATTTACCGTCAATGAAAATGTTTTTAATCCGCCGCCAAAGGTCAAATCGGCGGTGATTCGTTTGAGAAGAAAAGCCAATTTTCAATTGGGTTGCGATGAAAAATTATTTTTCGACGTGGTGAAAACAGGATTCAATCAGCGTCGCAAAATGCTGCGAAACGGATTGAGTAAATTTACCTTTTCGGAAGAAAATAAAACACATAAATATTTTACACAACGTGCCGAAGAGCTTTCTGTTGCTGAATTTTCGGAAATAACGAATTGGATTAGTGCTTCGAAAAAATAA